CTTTAAAATGTGAATTGCGAAAAAGAAAAGGCACAACTTTGTTTTTATGAGTCTTCTAAACAAATGATGATATATGGAAGAAAAAGCAAACTAAAAATATCTCACACACACACTACTCTTCAGGATTAGCACGCTTACCACACCATCCAAGGACTCAATTGCACTGCTGACTTCATCGGCACTACTGTAAGTCACAAATCCAAAGCCTTTTGATCGTCCACTGTCCCTGTCATAGACTACCCTTGCTTCCACGACATTTCCCTGTTCCCGAAACAATGACTCCAATGCTACATGGTCAACACCCCAAGCAAGATTACCCACATggactttgtttttattatctGAAAAatcaccaccacctccaccaccaccacctctgTTAGAACTTCTAAGACGAGATGAACTCTCATTCCGAGCAGGGGGTGGCCCAGCATTCACTCTAAGGGCCCTTCCATCCAGTTCCTATGAATTAACCAAAGATTCATTCCTTAGACATGATAAAGAAATGAACAAAGATACATGGCGGTGACAGATGAAAAATACATTCACATTTCAAACCAGACAAATTCAATCTCAAACAACACTGTTTAGTTATGCTTTTAGTCACCTTAACCACTAGCTTGTTGTATTACAAGAAAATTGCTGTTTGTATAACAAACCAATACCGATACATTGTTTCAATTGTAATCACCAAAATCAGTTCTGCAgtcaataaaacaaattttaagtgaaatttgTATGCCGATGGTAAATAGAGTTGATTCTGGGATTGAGAGCCACCAAGAGATTGTCTGGCTGGTTTCATAGTTTAAATGCAAAATTGATTACCAACTCCAATGAAAATCAAAAACTAACTCCACTTTACCaatcaaacaaaaaagtaaTTCTTCCAAACacaaatcaattttatcaaCCTCATTTCTCACAACATCACCAATCTAAAAAGAACCAGAGAAACGCTAACCCTTCAAACAAAAACCATCTTCATCAAAAAACAGCCAAACTATAAACTCACATATCCATTGAACTGCTGAACAGCCGCTTCAACCTCCTCAACCGTAGACATTGTCACAAACCCAAACCCCCTGCTTCTCCCAGTCGTCTTATCATAAATCACCTGCccaaaacagaaaa
This genomic interval from Vigna radiata var. radiata cultivar VC1973A chromosome 8, Vradiata_ver6, whole genome shotgun sequence contains the following:
- the LOC106769655 gene encoding 30 kDa ribonucleoprotein, chloroplastic-like; the protein is MSTSATSLALSTLTLRTQHPLSSPKCFSSSLSLTPNAKPISISTVFLKPTFSLSSRFLPRVALSSDYDQQEDTFAAAQGFSPDLKLFVGNLPFSVDSAQLAELFESVGIVEVVEVIYDKTTGRSRGFGFVTMSTVEEVEAAVQQFNGYELDGRALRVNAGPPPARNESSSRLRSSNRGGGGGGGGDFSDNKNKVHVGNLAWGVDHVALESLFREQGNVVEARVVYDRDSGRSKGFGFVTYSSADEVSSAIESLDGVDLNGRAIRVSLADSKPKRF